The DNA sequence GTAACAGTCAGAGATTAAAGGCATATGAGAGGGACAAATGCTTGGTTGTTTGAAGTGAAACACatgtttttagtttatttagtgACGTTCTGCTCTCATAGGTGAGTGTGGTGTCAGATCCAGGACGTCGTGGGCAACACAACACCCTCAGTCCATTCCCAAGCCCCTTCAGGAGCCCGTTCCGCAGCCCTTTACGCTGCAGCCCCTTTAAAAACCTGGGTCACGCCACCGGCCACTGCGCCCTGGATCTGGACTGTGATGACGACGACATGAACCTCGGCTGCTTCATCCTCATGTTTGATCTCATCTTAAAGCAGGTGATGACAAGTGGCTTGTATTGGAGTAACAAGTAAAACGTTTTAAGTACGAACACTATCACATTACACCGCCATTATTACAACATACACAACAAATTAAATGTTCAGTATatagagaaaaatgacacacacgATGCAATGACAAGAAAGCCCACAGGTGGGATCTTGAGATTTGTGGGTCGTGCTCCACTTTTTGCTCCTCTGTTTTTACGTTCGTCTCCCCCCGCTGTCCCAGATGGAGCTCCAGGATGACGGTGTGATGCTGGGTCTAGACAGCAGCCTGGGGAAGGATATCGTGGGCATCATCAACAACGTCTTTCAGGCCCCGTGGGGGGGCTCGCACACCTGCCAGAAGGATGAGAAGGCCCTAGAGTGCAGCCTGTGCCAATCCAGCATTCTGTGCTACCAGCTGGGCTGTGAGCTCCTGGAGAGGCTGACCCCCCGGGAAGAGATACGCCTGGTGGTGAGACGCACAGCATGCATTTTTAAGCACTAAATATAAATTAACCCCGTACATTAAGCAGATACGGCTCTGAAATGAATGCCACATAGCCTCCACGTCCCACAGTGCCAGAAACACCACTGTGTGTCACTGTTGTTGTAGttacataaaacagaaaacatgccaatctctgtctctctttgcaAGCAattcttaaaaaacaaacaaacttgtgAGTATCAAGCTCAGCCATattacagatgtttattttcatgtgcAGGAGCCTACAGACACTTTGGAGGAAACTTTGATCTTACCTCAACCAGATTTCTCCCTCGGGACGGAGAATGGaagtgaagaagaagacaacCCGAGTGGCACGCAAACCGACAACCCCACTGACAACCCTTCTCCTGATAATGCATGTATGTATCAGTTGTGTTGGAATAAAAGCTGCACTTAGGTTTTTATAGATATAAAGAGATATTTGGAGATTTTAGGAAGTATGCCGGTTTGCTTTAGCTCAGTTAATTAGATTAATAGAAGTTAATCTTACCAGTTGCCGATTATGACTTTACACTTTAcagaatacattaaaaatacacatattctctttctttcttcgaGTTAATCAGATAAGCAGTTTGACCCTTCTCACTGCAATGACAATCCAAGATATAGTCAGGGCATAAACctgtgtaaaatgaaaaattatagTTTTTTATATAGTGAGATACTGCAGTAccagaatatatatatttccattttttattctATGTGCTTTTACAAAGTTCAGACCAACTTGAAAGCTGAACTGCTTCTAATAGTTTTCTTCCTTCCAGCCATGAAGAATAACTCCGATAAGAAGTTCTCCTACCAGCAGCTCCCTGTGTCTTTGCAGCTTATATACACCATCCTGCAGGTACTTGTTCTGTATATCTAATTATTAAGCTGAGGTAAGCATTTATACAAGGTCATTCGGGGAAGAAAATAATCCATATTAACCTTTCAGCATTTTGTGATTCaagtggtctgagaggaaaTTACATTTCTGCACCTCTTCTTGGCTTATTTTAGAAAATCCAGGACACCGTGTGAGACTTTAGCCAGTAACATGTTTTTTcattcctgagcaggtgaaatAATATATTAGGAGCAATTAAGTCACCAGTGATAGTAGGAAGCGGTGGCCGTAGGGATTATAAGCAAAAGACTTCTTTTAGAAAATGGGTTTTGAATCCTGTGAGAAGCCAAATATCAATATTACTTTTGGCTATTTGACTTTTTGCATGTATCAGTGATCACCTGGGGGGAGAGATTTAGGACAGAGAGGGGACAGATGCAAAAGAAAGGCCATATTTTCCATTTCTGGCATATTTTTGCAGCTTGTAAACTGAGGCAGAAACAGACTAGAGgcgtttaaaaatgtttcttgtgaTTTATTGGAGTGAACATGTGGTGCGCTGTGAGTCACGCATCTCTTCTGTATTGTCAGGAAATGTCCAAGTTCGAGGAGCCTGACATCTTGTTCAACATGCTCAACTGTCTGAAGATCCTGTGTCTCCATGGAGAGTGTTTATACCTCGCCCGCAAGGATCACCCCCAGTTCCTGGCCTACATCCAGGAGAAGATGCTCATCCCGAGGTGTGCGCTGTCGGCTCTCCTCACACAGAAAGGGAACATATGTACAGAAATATTTGTTTGCAGCAGCTGGATTAGCAATCTTTTTGTGCCTGAGTCGATTCTTCTATTTGTTTCAGCCTGTGGTCGATGTTGAAGTCAGAGTTTTGCCAGCTGGCCTCCCTGGCGGTGCCTCAGCTTCTACATGCCCTCTCTCTATCCCATGGGGCAGACATCTTCTGGAACCTCATCAACACAAACTTCAacagcaaagactggaaaataCGATTTGAAGCTGGTGAGATGGAGTAAAATTGCTTATTATGTGTATCTGATACCTGCAACAGCTGAAGAGTATGCAGCTTCGTTtgcattttagatcatttcatttttggattttataatttatctttgtgttgtgaatgaatgaatggttaCAGGGAGAGCCCCCCGTCCGGCTTATATAATAAGCTCCCTAAACCGCTGCCTGCCCACATCTCCCCCttgtgttgccatggttaccttGTGGCTCAAACAGGCGGCCAAGAGGAGTTGTGGGATTGATAAGGTTTTTCTTGCCTTGTGATTGGCAGAGAGGAGCTGTATGACCTTGAGACAGAAGCAGAGGACACGTCCTCTGACTTGATGTATGATACAGGAAATAGCAGAGAAATGACATGACAGAAGCCTCAGATACTCAGTACACATTTTCCATAAGGTGTAAAGTCATTACTCCATTGTGTATAAAATCACCTatggaaacattaaaataaaatcagttatCTGGTCTTTCCGTCTACTAAAATGATGTGTCACGATGACAGCTTGAGCTGACTACGACCACTTCTAAtgttattataaatatttactAGTAGAGCTGAAGCAGATGTTTGCAGTAAATGGGCATGAATCATACAAAATAATCTGTTTTAGCCTTAATAAAACCAAAAGACTATCCTCTCCCTGCAGAGTCCCACACTCTCTCCAACACTGACACCTAGCGGTCCACACTGGCTGCTACCCTTCAGCTCAGAGTGGGTGAGAGCTTATGGATTTCAGAATAAAGCGTCTATTTTTAGAGTCTAATCTGAGTCGTGATAAATAAATGCACCAATTACTGAAAgggtctttttgtttttagtgatGCCTGCATGCATTGTTATTTTATGGCTCACTGGCAAAGAGGATGTGGGACACTGTGTCGTGCACAGTGGCAACGTGTGTGATTTTGGCTTCTGTGACTCTGAATGTTACATTTAGTAAGTTATTTGCAGTATTCATGCTTTTATAAGCGACATAATTCTGCTTTTTAATGGCACACGGAACAGATATATGATTTAATGTAGCAATTTCGTAGTTTTCACCTAACAAACAAAAGCACGTTGATTCACTGATGCATCACACAAAGACAATAATGTTGGCAAAGATCGCAGTCAAGTAATACATGCCCTTATCCTAATGATCCTCATCTATGACCTCATGCCTGCCTCTGTTTATTAAATCATTATAATTATATTAGGACATCTGGCCGCTCAGTTGCCTCTTGTTCATATTTGTGTTCTGTCTGTGTTGCTGTTGATTCACTTTCACTCGTTATTCTCGTGAAATCCTCCCAGTCGAGAAGGTAGCGGTGCTGTGTCGGTTCCTGGACATCGGCGCGGTGACTAAAAACCACTTGCTGAAATACGCTCTGGCCCACGCTTTCTGCTGCTTCCTGGCGTCTGTGGAAGACGTGAACCCAGCTGTGGCAACCAGGGCGAGACTGCTGCTGGACACCATCAAGAGGCCGGCCCTGCAGGTGAACTGCACTTCTGCTGCACAAATTAGTCTGTCACATACAGTAAATGTAAGTCCAGAAACCATTAAGCATTGTGGGACCTCAAAGGAGCTACAAAATTGTAACAAATGGTGTATTTGCTAAGATAAATGGcaacatttctgttatttacaGGCTTACAGAAGGAGTATAGACATTCTTGCACAATGGCgaataaatatatttcatgTCTGTTTAAGTAGGAGTGAATATTTTGAagcacatacagtatgtttatgcatttgcaataataaaaacaatacatttcaCCTTTGTCTATGAAATTAAGTCTCCAGAATCCACTAGTAATACAATTGGTTTCTATTTTCTCTGCAGAAATATTGTAGACAGTCGTGTGTTTAGACCTGCCTGTGTTCATGTCATGCTGTGCAttaatgtgtgtgcattttgcAGGGCTTGTGTCTGTGTCTGGATTTCCAGTTCGACACAGTCGTGAGGGATCGCCCCGTCATTCTCAGCAAACTCCTGCTGCTGCACTtcctgaagaaagacattcCCGCACTGAGCTGGGAGTTCTTTGTCAACCGCTTTGAAACATTATCTCTGGAGGCTCAGCTACACCTGGACTGCAACAAGGAATTCCCTTTCCCTACTAGTGTGTAGCTTCCATGTCCCCATTCAGATATTAGCACCTGCTTCACGTCCACTGCCAACAAGAGAAGCATTACCGTCCAAACTGAGTTTGCAATCTCTTCTTTTGACAGCAATTACAGCTGTACGAACCAATGTGGCAAACCTCAGTGACGCAGCCATGTGGAAGATACGGCGGGCCCGGTTTGCCAGGAATCGGCAGAAGAGTGTTCGTTCCCTCCGTGACAGTGTGAAGGGAGATCCATCAGAGTCTAAACGGGCGTTTTCGCTCCCCGAGTCACTGACCAACCGACTTCGTGAGTAGCAGAGACCAGCCAGTCTATCAGTGTGAATCTGAACCTGTGTCGCTTTCATTCAATCAGTGGTCAAATACTGCTTGCAAATAACTTAGTGAAGGGCCTCATATGTGCTTTTGGTCCACATTAGAGTGCAGAGAAACCCATTAATGTGTCTTAAAGTCAAATTAATGTCCATTTCTATTTGGAAAACAACCTGACCTTGTCTTTTATGTCAGAATACGATAATTACTGCCCATTTTTAGTTTCTTGTGGGTTACAAAAAACCTTTTCCATTTGCAAATACTATTTGACCGAAGCTGATTCCATTTtcctaatgtttttttccttactTGTTTGTTCTTGACATTCATTTCACTTAAATGTCTAACTACTGCTCTGTGTGAAAAAGAGGAACTCCCCGTTGTGTCATTCACTTTATCTCTGTCTCTGCGCAGCAGGCTGTCTGAGTTTCTGGGACAAGTTACTTATCTTGGCCTTAAACCATGATGGGATTTTGGAGATTTGTGGTTGGCCCTAAATCTTGATGACACCTGGATTTGAGGCCTGatagtgtgttttgtgtgtgtgtgtgtgtgtgtgtgtgtgtgtgtgtgtgtgtgtgtgtgtgtgtgtgtgtgtgtgtgtgtgtgtgtgtgtatgtttgtgtgtgcacatgtgctgGATGATCACGGAGCTCAGACATGTGTCCTGTGCCACCTCCCCTGTGTGCTCTCCTAAATTGTGTTCTTCATATGTGGTTTTTAGCTCTAAGGCTTTCGAGGCAGGAGCACTCTGCCCCGACACTGGGAGATATGATAGAGAAAGTCCTGCCAGGTAAATAACAATCCAAATCTGAAACATGCAGTATAACTCTTCATAATCACACCATGTTTGAGGAAGTACAGTCTAAGTagcaataaaacacaagaacaacgtgacagtcattgttttttcatCCTGCCTACAGGATTAAATTGATTCTGAcacaggaaagaaagaaaaacacacttttactAACAGCTAGcaggtctttttttatttgtatttaccCCTTTTACAAATTCCACGAACACGCATGTTTACAACATGAAGATGTCTCCACCTCTCTCAACAGAGAAGTGGACAGGCTGAGTTGACTCCCCCCACCCCTCTGTGCTGTCACCcctctccctgctgctgctACCCTCTCCCCCCCCATCTCCTCCCCCATCTCCTCCCCCATCTTCTCCCCCTGTCTTCAGCACGTTTCCTCCCGCACTTTAACCCTGACGCTTCAGCCCCTCTTGCAGGCCAGACCCCTTCTCCGGAGGACGACACCGTCATCAGAGACCTGCTCCCTGAGGACGCCGGCATCGATCACCAGACGGTTCACCAGCTCATCATGGTGCTCATGAAATTCATGGCCAAGGACCAGAGCAGTGCCGAGGCCGACATCGGCAGCGCCAAGGCTTTCAACACAGTGAAGCGTCACCTGTACGTGCTGCTGGGTTACGACCAACAGGAGGGCTGCTTCATGATCGCACCGCAGAAGATGCGCACCTCCACCTGCTTCAATGCCTTTATTGCCGGCATTGCACAGGTGACCCACATACAATCTAGTTTCAGATTTTTGCTGGGAGCCTAACAGTACAGCGCATTTAACTGTTGTTTCCTCCAGGTGATGGACTACAACATTGGTTTAGGAAAGCAGCTGCTCCCTCTGGTGGTCCAGGTGTTGAAGTACTGCACGTGTCCGCAGTTGAGACACTATTTTCAGCAGCCGCCCAGATGCTCCCTGTGGGCCCTGAGGCCTCACATTCGGCAGATGTGGCTCAAAGCTCTGCTAGTTATCCTGTACAAGGTACTTTTACATTACTATGCATCACTCAGTCACCAAGAAAACGTTACCACTAAATGACTCCCTTATCTTGCTGTGCCATATTTTCTTCATATCTTATGATATGCAGTCTGATTTTTTATGCTATATAGTACCCTTATAGAGACATGGACGGCAGTAAAGTGGTCCTCCATCTGATCCACATCACCATCAACACACTGAACGCACAGTATCACAGCTGTCGACCCCACGCCACAGCAGGACCACTCTACAGCGACAACTCCAACATGAGCCGCtacagtgaaaaagaaaaaggtgaaGCAGGATAATAAATGTTGTTTATCTCAACAGCAGGCTTCTATTATAGCTGCAAATATGATGCAATAAGTAGagatatttatatatacttAGTGAGTGTGACTGCAATAAGCTTAAGATGTCTGATTAAAAAGGTTTGCTGAGGCTAATTATTTGCGATATTTGTTGTGAAGTATGTGCTGCAATTTCTACAAATAAATGAGGACTGCATTTTGGAAGAAACCAAATTGCTGTTTCATTTATAAATTATTGATCATAATTTCAAAACAGGATGGAAGTGGTACATGAATGCAGGGCTGATGttaattttccatattttttctcCATATTAGAAGAGGACAGTGTCTTCGATGAGTCAGACGTCCATGACACGCCGACGGGTGCCGCTAACAAGGAGTCACAGACCTTCTTTGCCCGCCTGAAGAGGATCGGCGGCAGCAAGTCTGTGAAATACCAGCCGGTAGAGCTGAATGCCAAGAAAAGTAAGAAGCAGAGGCTTTCAAAATCAAGTGATTGAATCTTtttcagcagaacattttcatgATTGCAGGAGGCGTGTTGCTTTCACTGCTATAAACTCTCATTTTGCCTTTGTGTATCAGGTGAAATTGAGCTGTCAGAGTACCGTGAAGCCAGCGCCCTTCAGGACAGCATTCTGCACTGTGTGAGGGAGGAGAGCACCAGGAAAAAGCGGCTACAGGCCATGCACAAGCAGAAGTCTCTGGACATTTCCAACACAGACTCCATTCTTTTCAGCCTGGACGAACATCGGCGCAAGTCCTGCATTGATCGTTGTGACCTGCAAGCCCCCCCTGTGGTCCCGCCTCCGTCCTCGGCCACGTCCCACAGCAGGCATCACATTAAAGGATCCTCCGATGGCTCTTCGTTTCGAGTGGAGGCCATCGATCCAGTGGACCGGCGGGGCTCTCGAGGCGGGCAGTCTGACATCTCCAAACCTGTCATCCCAGAAGTCCGCCTCAGCTGCATGGAGACCTTTGAGGACAAACAGGATCAGAGTTCGTTAAGCGGATCGACACAGGGGAAGGAGGACCAAGACCTCATTGACCTCTCCTCTGACTGCACCTCAATTCCAGAAAAACACTCACTGCTCTCCATGTCTGACAGCGACTCCTTGGTGTTCGAACCGCTGCCTCCTCTGAGGATCGTGGAGAGCGACGAGGAGTTTGACCTCAACACCATCATAGGTTCCAAATTCAACGGCAGTCCAAAGATCTCAGCTTCTCCTGCGAGCAGCAACACTTTGCGATTGTCTCCCGTGGTTCAGGTGAGCGTGGAGGACTTTTCCAGTGACAAAAAGACTCTCAAGGGAGAGGAGGGCTCTCTGAAAGCATTTTTGGAGAAGAAGCCTGGCCGCGTGACTCACAGCACCTCTCTGGAACTCCCTGACAGACCGGAGAACATCTGCCATGAAAGTCCCATGACCCTGAAGCAGAAGAGAGACCTGCTGAGGAAGAGCCCACATGTCCCTGACACCTCGCTAGACGACACATATGTGACCCCTGAAGAGGTGAGGATTGGGATGGGACCCGGCACGAGTCCATCAGGCAGGACTATCTTCCTGGACATCCCAGAAGACAGAGCAGAGCCTCTTTCCTCGCCAGAGAAAAGCAACAGCAATGATGACGAGGAGGATGGAGAcgacgaagatgaagacgacatgGGCGATGAAGCGGACAGCGACCCCAAACCTGACAACGCAGATGATAACGATGAAGCCGAGTTTAAAATCCAGATCGTGCCCAGACAACGCAAGCAGAGGAAGATTGCTGTGAGCGCCATCCAGAGGGAGTACCTGGACATCTCGTTCAACACGTTCGACAAGCTGGGCGGTGAGCAGACCACAGAAACAGGTAACGAGAACGGACAGATAAACATCTTACAGTTGAAGTTAAAGTGAGAACTAAAACTGCAACTGAGAGTCCATGACTGACTCACCTGTGACCAACAGTTTTCAGGTGAATTAGAGGCCGTGTTTacaaagagcagagaggagacaacagTAGAGATTAAGAGCAAAATGATACatacttgatcaataaaataaatactggaggagcaagttgtcagcaagttgttgaaagatacattcagctTGGTGAAATATCATCCTAGAGTTGAggctgaaaaatgtaaatagttaataTCTATAGCATCTTTTTTCCCAGTacaatgttggacatgttgattccattttttttttttaaatttttacaaagtaaacaatcaaagaaactttttttaagcATTATTAGAACCGTGTCATTCATAATTGTGCATTTTTGAGACCtctctttttatattttactttatattgcagtaaaaaatggaCCCACAGCGACTAAAGATGCGACAGGAGTAAAAACAACCCTGCTGATGTGCAGTCACAGTTTATGTTCCTGacaaatgattttgtttttctgactcGCTCACAACAGCTGTCCCTTGGTCCTTAGCTAACGCTTACATCAATGCTGCATTTAATAAACAATTTTCCTGTACATTTTTGTGACTGTGGACCTTACGTACAacttttaacagaaaaactcaGGACTCACCATTCCAGTCTTGCTTTTATCTAGAAACTTTTGCTATATTTTACcttaattctttttatttttttaatgtcacacCCCTCTCTGCTGTAGTCTGTGTACGGCTTTGCAGTTCTTGGTTCACTTCGCAccatcaaaatgaatcaaattaaaaatgggTGTGAAACTTTCATTATCCATTTGtgaacaaaaatcaaaaatgactcaatattctaattttcccATTTGTGTGTTTCATGCTAGTGGTTGCACTGCACCAGTAGCACCCAGAGGAGTCTACAGTCACCCAACAACattatgtattatatatatatatagtgcatCTGACTATGCAGTTATTTATAGGCTACACATAGGCCTTAATAAAATGCTATAGAAAAGATATTGTCTGCAACATTATTATAATAATGTTGGGGAGGCAACTCAAAAAGGTATTTTGAGGCTCTTTGTTTAATCTTAACAGCAACAATATTAACAATACATTGGTCTATGACTCCAGTCTGTGAGTAATATTCACATATGCCTCCAAACCTTCCCAAATGAGATAGCTGTTAAATTACTGCATGGtcagaacacaacacagaaatgcaaaataagaatattaagtcttttttttttttgtttttgtgaagcagcaacacaaatgcaaacaatTAGAAATTAAACTCAGTGACAATTACCCATAATACTACTTTAAAacccatttttcatttgatggGTTTTCTTAAACAAAGAACTGCAAGgactgttgttttttaaatattcctttatgTTTGCAAATCTCTTCATCTTTCTGAATGAATTGTACTAtgtgaattcagttttattattattttatcatcgAAGTAACATCACATTACCAGTGGGCGCTCTACTGCCCTCAGATCTTTACCCTACTAACCACTTCAGCTTTGTATTGtcctctgttgtgtgtgtgtgtgtgttcgcctTTTCCATTATACAAACACTTCAGCAATGAGTGCGTCAAAGGTGAAATGGGGATACTTTAAACTAATTTATAGGTAGAAGGACAGGGCAGTTTATTGTGTATCGCTCTTCTACAAAATAGGGATGCTATTATTCATACTGATGCAACAAAGCACTAAACCTCACATAACAAATTAGAATTAAATTAGCCCTAAATGCACCTTAACTGTTGTGACCTTCAGACAGTAAACAATTGTAGAGCAATTTTACTTATGATTATCATTGGATAATATTCTCCTGGCATAGGCTAGCTTATATTCTGATGCCCACGCCCTGCCCATATTGCCTTGCAGATCACAAAGTTATGTCAACCTTGGAAAAGCCACGAGAATCTGCGTCAGCCCCAACTCTCGAAGCCGCTATGCCTGAAACAAGCCATCGTTCTTCAGTATCAAGTAGGATCCAAATACTTTTCTACACAATCCTTACCTTAATTTTTagtcaaactgtgtttttattgtggttATAATAAGGAAAGCCTTCATTTTATGCATATTTGTTCATATCATTTTTCTCATTGCAGATGAATTTATTATGACTTTACATCAGTtagaaatatgaaatatatatttttggccATCTTATCCatgaaaacaatacattttcaaaggacacacactaaaataaatcacattggatgtttcatgaatttatttccTAAATAAATTCCCTCTAAACTATTGTTGTAATGATTTAGTTCTTCATAGAACTGGGCTGAATGTTTGAATTTTGTCTTTCTGATATAAGTGATGCTGACCATTCTCTTTTCACCTGTCTTCCCCCATTTTCATGAAACTACACACACATTTGTTGTTGCTGAAGCTGTAATGAGTTTAACAGACTCTTAgtcctgttttctgtgtctgaCCTTTAGCTCAGTACCGTCAGGTGAAACGAGGCTCTCTGGGAGCTCTGACCATGAGTCAGCTCATGAAGAGACAGCTGGAGCATCAGTCCAGCGCGCCGCATAACATCTGCACGTGGGAGGCGGGTCAGTTTCTTACTCCGTGAAGATGTTTTGAGAAGACAAGTAGATGTAGTAAGATATATAGGAAAACAAAAGACACTGCAAATTAatagaaaaatgtgcaaatgaacaaATAGGAATATTCTGGTATATATTTCAACCAACAAATTTTGAATAGTTACATCATGGCTCATTTTTAGAGAAATTTGTCCTGTGCAGAGGGCTATGGAAAAAATATAGTTGATGTTATTCTGTTGCTTTATGTTTGGCAGGTCCTACAAAAACCAGCCTTCTCTCAGCACCAAGCACCGTCAGCATGTTCGTCCCTGCACCAGAGGAGTTCATAGACGAGCAGCCGACCACCATGTCTGACCGGTGAAGCAACCACTCGCTAACTATATCCGTCTGGAAGTAAGTCATCTTAATGCCTAATCTGACCTGGTGTGTTTCTACGTGATGTCCCAGGTGTCGGGACTGTGCGGCCGTCCTGGAGGAATACGACGAGGAGACCCTCGGCCTCGCAGTGGTCGTTCTCTCCATGTTCATCCACCTGAGCCCTGATTTGGCTGCTCCTATGCTCCTCGACATCATGCAGTCTGTGGGCAG is a window from the Amphiprion ocellaris isolate individual 3 ecotype Okinawa chromosome 20, ASM2253959v1, whole genome shotgun sequence genome containing:
- the LOC111578958 gene encoding protein unc-79 homolog isoform X1; the encoded protein is MSTKAEQFASKIRYLQEYHNRVQHNIYPVPSGTDIANTLKYFSQTLLSILSRTGRKENQEASNLAVPMTMCLFPVPFPLTPSLRPQVSSINPTVTRSLLYSVLRDAPSDRGGQGQQSRDAQLSEYPSLDYQGLYVTLVTLLDLVPLLQHGQHDLGQSIFYTTTCLLPFLSDDILSTLPYTMISTLATFPPFLHKDIIEYLSTSFLPMAILGSTRREGGVPAYVNLSASSMLMIAMQYTSNPVYHCQLLECLMKHKQEVWKDLLYVISYGPSQVKPPAVQMLFHYWPNLKPPGAISEYRGLQYTAWNPIHCQHIECHNAINKPAVKMCIDPTLSVALGDKPPPLYICEECSQRIAGDHAEWLVDVLLPQAEISAICQKKNCSSHVRRAVVTCFSAGCCGRHGNRPVRYCKRCHVNHHSSEVGAAAETHLYQTSPPPINTRECGAEELVCTVEAVISLLKEAEIHAEQREFELNRRRQMGLSASHHSLDNIEFDNKEDDQHDQRLLSQFGIWFLVSLCTPNENTPTESLARLVSMVFQWFHSTAYMMDDEVGSLVEKLKPQFVTKWLKTVCEVRFDVMVMCLLPKPVEFARVGGYWDKSCSTVTQLKEGLNRILCLIPYNVISQPLWECFMPEWLEAIRTEVPDNQLKEFREVLSKMFDIELCPLPFSMEEMFGFISCRFSGYPASVQEQALLWLHVLSELDIVVPLQLLIGMFSDGVNSLKELANQRKARASDLTGNTGARRVSVVSDPGRRGQHNTLSPFPSPFRSPFRSPLRCSPFKNLGHATGHCALDLDCDDDDMNLGCFILMFDLILKQMELQDDGVMLGLDSSLGKDIVGIINNVFQAPWGGSHTCQKDEKALECSLCQSSILCYQLGCELLERLTPREEIRLVEPTDTLEETLILPQPDFSLGTENGSEEEDNPSGTQTDNPTDNPSPDNASMKNNSDKKFSYQQLPVSLQLIYTILQEMSKFEEPDILFNMLNCLKILCLHGECLYLARKDHPQFLAYIQEKMLIPSLWSMLKSEFCQLASLAVPQLLHALSLSHGADIFWNLINTNFNSKDWKIRFEAVEKVAVLCRFLDIGAVTKNHLLKYALAHAFCCFLASVEDVNPAVATRARLLLDTIKRPALQGLCLCLDFQFDTVVRDRPVILSKLLLLHFLKKDIPALSWEFFVNRFETLSLEAQLHLDCNKEFPFPTTITAVRTNVANLSDAAMWKIRRARFARNRQKSVRSLRDSVKGDPSESKRAFSLPESLTNRLPLRLSRQEHSAPTLGDMIEKVLPARFLPHFNPDASAPLAGQTPSPEDDTVIRDLLPEDAGIDHQTVHQLIMVLMKFMAKDQSSAEADIGSAKAFNTVKRHLYVLLGYDQQEGCFMIAPQKMRTSTCFNAFIAGIAQVMDYNIGLGKQLLPLVVQVLKYCTCPQLRHYFQQPPRCSLWALRPHIRQMWLKALLVILYKYPYRDMDGSKVVLHLIHITINTLNAQYHSCRPHATAGPLYSDNSNMSRYSEKEKEEDSVFDESDVHDTPTGAANKESQTFFARLKRIGGSKSVKYQPVELNAKKSEIELSEYREASALQDSILHCVREESTRKKRLQAMHKQKSLDISNTDSILFSLDEHRRKSCIDRCDLQAPPVVPPPSSATSHSRHHIKGSSDGSSFRVEAIDPVDRRGSRGGQSDISKPVIPEVRLSCMETFEDKQDQSSLSGSTQGKEDQDLIDLSSDCTSIPEKHSLLSMSDSDSLVFEPLPPLRIVESDEEFDLNTIIGSKFNGSPKISASPASSNTLRLSPVVQVSVEDFSSDKKTLKGEEGSLKAFLEKKPGRVTHSTSLELPDRPENICHESPMTLKQKRDLLRKSPHVPDTSLDDTYVTPEEVRIGMGPGTSPSGRTIFLDIPEDRAEPLSSPEKSNSNDDEEDGDDEDEDDMGDEADSDPKPDNADDNDEAEFKIQIVPRQRKQRKIAVSAIQREYLDISFNTFDKLGGEQTTETDHKVMSTLEKPRESASAPTLEAAMPETSHRSSVSTQYRQVKRGSLGALTMSQLMKRQLEHQSSAPHNICTWEAGPTKTSLLSAPSTVSMFVPAPEEFIDEQPTTMSDRCRDCAAVLEEYDEETLGLAVVVLSMFIHLSPDLAAPMLLDIMQSVGRLASSANFSGQAESMLIPGNVAGVAKQFLRCMFHQLAPNGILPQLFQSNIKDGSFLRTLASSLIDFNELSSVAALNMLLEGLNNKKSLPAGGTMLHCLDNIATFMEALPMDSPSNLWTTICNQFQTFLTKLPSVLPLKCPMDSSLRIIICLLKIPTTNATRSLLEPFSKLLSFVIQYGMFSLSYLVELCGLCYKAFNKERDKFYMSRIVVLELLQALKFKSPLPDTNLLLLVQFVCADIGTRLAESTIIQKHMISTLPGCTTAAMECMRQYISELLDFIADMHTLTKLKNHMKACCQPLHEDTFGGNLKVGLAQVAAMEISKGNHRDNKAVVRYLPWLYHPPSTMQQGPKEFIECVSHIRQLSWLLLGSLTHCALHQGSTSCMPIPLDAGSHIADHLIVILIGFPEQSKTSVLHMCSLFHAFMFAQLWTIYCEQAAAAPSLQNQNQTEFSSSAILTGLEFWSRVTPSILQLMAHNKVMVEMVCLHVISLMEALQECNSTIFVKLIPMWLPMIQSNLKHLSAGLQLRLQAIQNRVNCQCLQGQTSGVPPFALRKWLQCTQFKMAQVEIQSSEAASQFYPM